The DNA region TGCCGTCGCTCTCCGGGGCGGCGTGGGGCTCCAGCAGCCCGCGCAGGTCGGAGGAGATATAGGCCGGCCGCCGCTGCGGCTCGGCCGCGACCAGATCTTCGAGTCCGGTCACCCCGGTGAGCACGAGCAGCGTGTCGATGCCGGCGTTGTGGCCGCCCTCGATGTCGGTGTCGAGCCGGTCGCCGACCATCAGCGGGCGCTCGGCCTCGGTGCGCCGGATGGTCTCCTCGAGCAACGGCCGCGACGGCTTGCCCGCCACCACGGGCTCGACACCGGAGAATCGGCGCAGGGTGTCGACCAGGACGCCGTGGCCCGGCGCGATCCCGAAGGCGGCCGGGAAGGTCATGTCGGTGTTGCTGGCGACCCAGAAGAGACCGTCCTTGATCCGGACCGCCGCCCGCAGGATGTCCTTCCACAGCAGCTCGGGGTTGTAGCCCGTCACGATCGCCTCGGCGTCCTCGTCGACGGCCACCGGCACCAGGCCGACTGCCTCGATCGGCTCGCGGAGCCCGGCTGCACCCAGGTTGACCACCTTCGCACCCGGGTCGAGACGCTCGGCGAGAACATGAGCGGCGGCCTGCGCCGAGGTGACCACGTCCTCGGCGGTCGCCTCGATCCCCAAATTCTGGA from Nocardioides luteus includes:
- a CDS encoding HAD-IIA family hydrolase, whose translation is MLTGHQLKGSEQTLASVYDVAMLDLDGVVYIGGAAVPRAPEALAAAREAGLHLAFITNNAARTPAKVAANIQNLGIEATAEDVVTSAQAAAHVLAERLDPGAKVVNLGAAGLREPIEAVGLVPVAVDEDAEAIVTGYNPELLWKDILRAAVRIKDGLFWVASNTDMTFPAAFGIAPGHGVLVDTLRRFSGVEPVVAGKPSRPLLEETIRRTEAERPLMVGDRLDTDIEGGHNAGIDTLLVLTGVTGLEDLVAAEPQRRPAYISSDLRGLLEPHAAPESDGTTARLAGWTAEVRDGELRVTGQGSTDDWWRVAATSAWSHLDATGTAVTIGAQAVPPRPDADGGTVVSAP